From the Diprion similis isolate iyDipSimi1 chromosome 1, iyDipSimi1.1, whole genome shotgun sequence genome, the window ATATTCAagcttttatttaaaattccaGTATTTTGTATTCTGGAATTTTGAAAGAGACCTTCACAGTTTgtgaacataaaaatttgattaatacGCAACCTACGACAAtcttttaataaaattcataaaaagtGTCAGTATTCAAACCACATGACCACCTCAATATCTTTTATTCTGTCTTCACATCAATTTCCTATTTGTAGAAAGGTCCAGCGATCGACGGTGAGGAAGCCAGCGACAGTGATGAAGACTGGGGAAGCGATTCTGATAGCGACAGCACATCTAGCGATGATGATGGCCAGTACACAAATATTCGCGAGAGGTTTATAAAGAAAACAACAGACAAAGATGACGACGAAGATAAGGCAAAGAAGAAAGAACAGCGCAAAGAGCGtaaagataaagaaagaaagaagagacgTGATGAGGACGATGGCGAAGGTGAATGGGAGACTGTTAAAGGAGGAGTGGCGATACCATCGGAAAAACCTAAAATGTTTGCCAAGGATGCTGAGATAAATGTACAGGCTGTTTTGAAGAAACTAACTGAGGTGATAGCTGCACGTGGTAAAAAGCGAACAGACAGACGAGAGCAGATTGAACTACTTCATGAGCTGCAGTCCATTGCTGAAACTCATAATCTTGGACCAGCCGTCACCGTCAAGATAAAGTTCTCCATAATCTCTTCAATATTTGATTATAACCCAAAAGTTTCCGACGCGATGAAACCCGAATACTGGTCGAAACTCCTTGAGCGTATATCAGAGATGTTAGACATGCTTCTGAGCACTCCCGATATGGTAATCGCAGAAACAGTCTCCGAAGACTCCGAGGAATACGAAACACCGCCATACAAACTGCACGGTTGTGTGCTGACTCTGGTTGAGAGATTGGATGAGGAGTTCACCAAGCTCCTTAAAGAGTGTGATCCACACAGCAACGAGTACGTCGAGAGACTAAAGGACGAAAAACGCGTAGCTACGATTATAGACAAGGTGCAGGAGTACCTTGAAAGGCAGAGCGTAGTGTCAGAATTGTGCCGGATTTACCTGCGCAAGATTGAACATCTTTACTACAAGTTTGATCCAACTGTTCTGAAGCAGAAAGATGGAGAAATTGCCTCTGATGTCGTAACGTCGGTCCAAGTTATGGAAAAACTTTGCAAATTTGTCTACGCAAAAGATGGTACAGATCGTCTTCGGACCAGAGCTATTCTCTCGCACATTTACCATCATGCGCTTCACGACAATTGGTTCCAAGCTCGAGATCTGATACTGATGTCCCATTTGCAGGAGACTATTCAGCATTCAGATCCAGCTACGCAAATATTGTACAACAGAACGATGGCTCATCTTGGGCTCTGTGCGTTTAGACATGCAAACATCAAAGATGCTCATAATTGTTTGGTTGATTTGATGATGACCGGTAAAGTTAAAGAGCTCCTCGCTCAAGGCTTATTGCCGCAGCGGCAACACGAACGAAGCAAAGAACAGGAAAAGATTGAGAAGCAGCGTCAAATGCCATTCCACATGCATATCAATCTCGAATTGCTGGAATGCGTTTACCTTGTGTCTGCTATGCTTATTGAAATTCCTTACATGGCTGCGCACGAATTTGACGCCAGGCGAAGAATGATCTCCAAAACGTTCTACCAGCAATTGCGATCTAGTGAAAGACAGTCTTTGGTTGGTCCACCAGAATCGATGAGGGAAcatgttgttgctgctgcaaaAGCAATGCGGAACGGCAACTGGGCCGCCTGTAACAATTTTATCATTAATGAGAAAATGAATGCCAAGGTTTGGGATCTCTTCTATCAAACCGATAAGGTTCGGGCCATGTTGACAAGGCTGATACAGGAGGAAGCTTTGCGAACTTATTTGTTCACTTACTCGCATGTTTATGACTCGATTTCAATGCCCACACTGGCAGAGATGTTCCAGCTGAAACGCCCCGTAGTTCACTCGATTATCAGTAAGATGATAATTAATGAAGAATTGATGGCATCACTTGACGACCCGACAGAGACCGTTGTAATGCATCGTAGTGAACCCAGCCGTTTGCAATCCCTGGCTTTGCAGCTCACCGACAAAGTCAACAATTTCGTTGATTCTAATGACAGGATATTCGAATTGAAACAAGGTAATGTCTCCATAATTTAGATCATTTATGtctatcaataaaaaattttattcgttgtATTACACATGTTTGCGGTAAAAAGAAATGATGAGTCGGAAAATGGGAAAagactgtttaaaaaatttccagcaaTGTTATTTGTATCAATGTTGGTAAACACGAATGAAACAACTACTCTGCTATATAAGTGAAATGAATCTGAACCAATCTCACTAACACGAGCTAAGCTATAAATAGTTTGAGAAAGGATTTTATAATTAGAACATACAAAATGCATAATCTCGTTTGTTTTTGATCTGATTCTAAAGTTTTGTGCACCAGAGAGATCCCCAGATATcgactaaaaatattttacaaatggTTACTACCAGAGTGGATGAAAATAGATTTGTATAAGTATGCTGAAATAGATGTTTGTCAATAATTACAGTTGCAGTTTGTAATTATACCATAATGTAAAGTTTCTTGAACTTTGTGCAGTGTAGATGAGTCCGTTACATCAGTAAGAATAC encodes:
- the LOC124404141 gene encoding eukaryotic translation initiation factor 3 subunit C: MSRFFATGSDSESDSSSEEEQIQRPTGAVYTFSDDEEETKRVVRSTKEKRYEEITNLIKLIRNYKKIKDMSSMLTSFEQLTRAYAKALPVIAKEENGQTPHFYLRCLVELENFITDVWEDRKNMSKNNSKSLTSLRQKIRKYIKDFEEDITKFKENPDQEDEDEEEKAEEAEESDGEEDRANAFKKANSAEASAPDVSKFKKGPAIDGEEASDSDEDWGSDSDSDSTSSDDDGQYTNIRERFIKKTTDKDDDEDKAKKKEQRKERKDKERKKRRDEDDGEGEWETVKGGVAIPSEKPKMFAKDAEINVQAVLKKLTEVIAARGKKRTDRREQIELLHELQSIAETHNLGPAVTVKIKFSIISSIFDYNPKVSDAMKPEYWSKLLERISEMLDMLLSTPDMVIAETVSEDSEEYETPPYKLHGCVLTLVERLDEEFTKLLKECDPHSNEYVERLKDEKRVATIIDKVQEYLERQSVVSELCRIYLRKIEHLYYKFDPTVLKQKDGEIASDVVTSVQVMEKLCKFVYAKDGTDRLRTRAILSHIYHHALHDNWFQARDLILMSHLQETIQHSDPATQILYNRTMAHLGLCAFRHANIKDAHNCLVDLMMTGKVKELLAQGLLPQRQHERSKEQEKIEKQRQMPFHMHINLELLECVYLVSAMLIEIPYMAAHEFDARRRMISKTFYQQLRSSERQSLVGPPESMREHVVAAAKAMRNGNWAACNNFIINEKMNAKVWDLFYQTDKVRAMLTRLIQEEALRTYLFTYSHVYDSISMPTLAEMFQLKRPVVHSIISKMIINEELMASLDDPTETVVMHRSEPSRLQSLALQLTDKVNNFVDSNDRIFELKQGNFFSRGGNQGNFRDRQNYNRQGQDWGRQRRDRDRNRDDNRNY